One Oncorhynchus masou masou isolate Uvic2021 chromosome 27, UVic_Omas_1.1, whole genome shotgun sequence genomic window carries:
- the ucn3l gene encoding urocortin 3, like — translation MMPFLRTLVVLAVLCAPTSSLCLRLYQSDSNLLCDDDILAEVQTNDIPSDTFPVSESWGSLFKSGDTLSSAESREKRTSTYPANYRFLSQTQLRSKMFQNSMNNDRLRKFTLSLDVPTDIMNILFDIQKSKNLRAKAADNARLMAQIGRRKRQ, via the coding sequence ATGATGCCGTTCCTAAGAACCCTGGTTGTGCTGGCTGTCCTCTGCGCGCCAACCTCCAGCCTCTGTCTCAGACTGTACCAGAGCGACTCCAACCTCCTCTGTGACGATGACATACTAGCTGAGGTCCAGACGAACGACATTCCCAGTGACACGTTCCCAGTGTCGGAAAGCTGGGGCTCCCTCTTCAAGTCCGGAGACACTCTCTCCTCCGCAGAGTCGCGGGAGAAAAGGACTTCGACTTACCCCGCCAACTACAGGTTTCTCAGTCAGACGCAGCTAAGGAGTAAGATGTTCCAGAACAGCATGAATAATGATCGGCTACGCAAGTTTACCCTGTCTCTAGATGTGCCCAccgacatcatgaacattctctTTGACATCCAAAAGTCCAAGAACCTGCGCGCAAAAGCGGCCGACAACGCGCGTCTGATGGCGCAGATTGGACGAAGGAAGAGACAGTAG
- the copg2 gene encoding coatomer subunit gamma-2: MIKKFDKKDEESGSGSNPFQHLEKSAVLQEARIFNETPINPRRCLHILTKIIYLLNQGEHFGTMEATEAFFAMTRLFQSNDQTLRRMCYLTIKEMANISEDVIIVTSSLTKDMTGKEDVYRGPAIRALCRITDTTMLQAIERYMKQAIVDKVPSVSSSALVSSLHMVKMSYDVVKRWVNEAQEAASSDNIMVQYHALGLLYHLRKNDRLAVSKMLNKFTKSGLKSPFAYCMLIRIASKLLEETEAGHDSPLFDFIESCLRNKHEMVVYEAASAIVHMPNCTARELAPAVSVLQLFCSSPKAALRYAAVRTLNKVAMKHPSAVTACNLDLENLITDSNRSIATLAITTLLKTGSESSVDRLMKQISSFVSEISDEFKVVVVQAISALCQKYPRKHSVMMNFLSNMLRDDGGFEYKRAIVDCIISIIEENPESKETGLAHLCEFIEDCEHTVLATKILHLLGKEGPRTPSPSKYIRFIFNRVVLESEAVRAAAVSALAKFGAQNDDLLPSVLVLMQRCMMDSDDEVRDRATFYMNVLQQKQKALNAAYIFNGLSVSVPGLEKSLHQYTLEPTEKPFDMKSVPLANTPITEQKTEFAPVATSKLPEKPGPTRQDIYQEQLAAIPEFQGLGSLFKTSEAVQLTEAETEYVVRCVKHTFARHMVFQFDCTNTLNDQLLQKVMVQMEPSEAYEVLHYVPAANLPYSQPGSCYSLVRLPEDDPTAVSCTFSCTLKYLVKDCDPNTGEPDDDGYDDEYVLEDLEVTVADHIQKVLKPNFAAAWDEVGDDFEKEETFALASVRTLDEAVGNIISFLGMQPCERSDKVPENKNSHILFLAGVFRGGHDVLVRSRLALADGVTMQVTVRSSDETVVDIILASVG, from the exons ATGATAAAGAAATTTGACAAGAAGGACGAAGAGTCTG GAAGTGGATCTAACCCTTTCCAGCATCTTGAAAAGAGTGCAGTGTTGCAAGAGGCTCGCATCTTCAACGAGACACCGATCAACCCCAGAAGATGTCTCCACATCCTCACCAAGATCATTTACCTACTCAACCAG GGGGAGCACTTTGGAACTATGGAGGCGACCGAGGCCTTCTTCGCAATGACCAGGCTCTTCCAGTCCAATGAT CAAACCCTGAGAAGGATGTGCTACCTGACCATCAAGGAGATGGCCAACATCTCTGAGGATGTCATCATTGTCACCAGCAGCCTGACCAAGGACATGACTGGCAAGGAGGATGTGTACAGAGGACCTGCCATCAGAGCTCTCTGCAGGATCACggat ACCACCATGCTGCAGGCCATTGAGAGATACATGAAACAGGCCATTGTTGACAAAGTGCCCAGTGTGTCCAGTTCTGCCCTGGTCTCATCTCTG cACATGGTTAAGATGAGCTACGACGTGGTGAAGCGCTGGGTGAACGAGGCACAGGAGGCAGCTTCCAGTGACAACATCATGGTCCAG TACCACGCCCTAGGCCTGCTGTACCACCTGAGGAAGAATGACCGACTGGCCGTATCCAAGATGCTCAACAAGTTCACCAAGTCTGGCCTCAAGTCCCCCTTTGCCTACTGCATGCTCATCCGCATCGCCAGCAAGCTGTTGGAGGAGACCGAGGCAGG ACATGACAGTCCCCTGTTTGACTTCATTGAGAGCTGTCTGAGGAACAAGCATGAGATGGTGGTGTACGAGGCAGCCTCAGCCATAGTCCACATGCCCAACTGTACTGCCAGAGAGCTGGCCCCCGCTGTCTCTG TCCTGCAGCTGTTCTGCAGCTCTCCCAAAGCAGCCCTGAGATACGCAGCTGTCAGGACCCTCAACAAG GTGGCGATGAAGCACCCGTCGGCGGTGACTGCGTGCAACCTGGACCTGGAGAACCTGATCACGGACTCGAACCGCAGCATCGCCACGCTGGCCATCACCACGCTGCTGAAGACAGGCAGCGAGAGCAGTGTGGACCGCCTCATGAAACAGATCTCCTCCTTCGTCTCTGAGATCTCTGACGAGTTCAAG GTGGTGGTTGTGCAGGCCATCAGTGCCCTGTGTCAGAAGTATCCCAGAAAGCACAGCGTCATGATGAACTTCCTGTCCAACATGCTCCGAGACGAC GGTGGCTTTGAGTACAAGCGGGCCATCGTGGActgcatcatcagcatcatcgAGGAGAACCCAGAGAGCAAGGAGACGGGGCTGGCCCACCTGTGTGAGTTCATCGAGGACTGTGAGCACACGGTGCTGGCCACCAAGATCCTTCACCTGCTTGGCAAGGAGGGTCCGCGCACGCCCTCGCCATCCAAGTACATCCGCTTCATCTTCAACCGCGTGGTGCTGGAGAGCGAGGCCGTCAGAGCCG CTGCGGTCAGTGCTTTGGCTAAGTTTGGAGCCCAGAATGATGACCTTCtccccagtgtgttagtcctGATGCAGAG GTGTATGATGGACAGTGATGACGAGGTGAGGGACAGAGCCACCTTCTACATGAACGTGCTGCAGCAGAAGCAGAAAGCCCTCAACGCTGCCTACATTTTCAACG GTCTGTCGGTGTCTGTCCCGGGTCTGGAGAAGTCCCTCCACCAGTACACCCTGGAGCCCACAGAGAAGCCCTTCGATATGAAGTCGGTTCCCCTGGCCAACACACCCATCACAGAGCAGAAGACTGAATTCGCTCCTGTGGCCACAAGCAAGCTTCCAGAGAAACCAGGCCCGACGCGCCAAGACATCTACCAGG AACAACTGGCAGCCATTCCAGAATTCCAGGGCCTGGGTTCTCTCTTCAAGACGTCGGAGGCGGTGCAGCTGACCGAGGCGGAGACTGAGTATGTGGTGCGCTGCGTCAAGCACACCTTCGCCAGACACATGGTGTTTCAGTTCGACTGCACCAACACGCTCAATGACCAGCTCCTGCAGAAG GTTATGGTTCAGATGGAGCCGTCGGAGGCCTACGAGGTTCTCCACTACGTCCCTGCTGCTAACCTGCCCTACAGCCAGCCTGGCTCCTGCTACAGCCTGGTCAGACTGCCTGAAGATGACCCCACCGCAG TGTCCTGTACGTTCAGCTGTACTCTGAAGTACCTGGTGAAAGACTGCGACCCCAACACAGGAGAGCCTGATGACGACGGTTACGATGACGAATATGTG CTGGAAGACTTGGAGGTGACCGTAGCAGACCACATCCAGAAGGTGTTGAAGCCTAACTTTGCCGCAGCCTGGGACGAGGTGGGAGACGACTTTGAGAAGGAGGAGACGTTTGCCCTGGCCTCTGTCAGAACGTTAGACG AGGctgttggtaacatcatcagtttCCTGGGCATGCAGCCCTGCGAGCGTTCAGACAAGGTCCCGGAAAACAAGAACTCACACATCCTCTTCCTTGCCG gTGTGTTCCGGGGGGGTCATGACGTGCTGGTTCGCTCGCGCCTGGCCCTGGCCGACGGTGTCACTATGCAGGTGACGGTCCGCAGCTCGGATGAGACCGTTGTTGACATCATCCTAGCCTCCGTGGGCTAG